A DNA window from Halomicrobium mukohataei DSM 12286 contains the following coding sequences:
- a CDS encoding DUF58 domain-containing protein encodes MTDRVRRWGVPLAGTVTLLSVGLLAAEPALFAGAAIPLASVLVGSLSRVPSGANLDADRTVAAAAPTPGDPVDVTLTVENTGRRTLTDVRIVDGVPAELTVVSGSPRACRSLRPGESTTVEYAVRSKRGTYAFEDPVVRIRPLAATEIATATVAATGDTALTCANVVAEAPLADATLPRAGTLPTDSGGSGLEFHATRDYQSGDPVSRIDWRRLAKTGELTTVEYREEQAVRTVLVVDARPPTRVTPEAGYPTGAELSAYAAERLLDALSRSSVVASVTAVGLADEDLVGGLGPDGLAWADPDGGVESPQASRLFDGVQSAAARDSVAPDGGEREGAETPTDRTVPDIQSLLARLPPTAQVVVFSPLLDDWPTELITSLRARSYPTTVVSPDVTRGEGPAQTVVALERRLRLQSVELTGATLIDWDLDEPIDIAMRASLAELFNR; translated from the coding sequence GTGACCGACCGCGTCCGGCGCTGGGGCGTCCCGCTCGCGGGGACGGTGACGCTACTGAGCGTCGGTCTCCTGGCCGCCGAACCGGCCCTCTTCGCGGGGGCGGCGATCCCCCTCGCCTCCGTGCTGGTCGGGTCGCTGTCGCGAGTCCCGTCGGGAGCCAACCTCGACGCCGACCGGACCGTGGCCGCCGCCGCACCGACGCCGGGCGATCCGGTCGACGTGACGCTGACCGTCGAGAACACCGGCCGGCGGACCCTGACCGACGTTCGGATCGTCGACGGCGTCCCCGCCGAGCTGACCGTCGTCTCGGGCTCGCCGCGGGCCTGTCGCTCGCTGCGGCCGGGCGAGTCGACGACCGTCGAGTACGCCGTCCGCTCGAAGCGGGGGACCTACGCCTTCGAGGACCCCGTCGTTCGAATCCGGCCGCTGGCGGCCACCGAGATCGCCACGGCGACGGTCGCCGCGACGGGCGACACCGCCCTGACCTGTGCCAACGTGGTCGCCGAGGCACCGCTGGCCGACGCGACGCTGCCCCGCGCCGGCACGCTCCCGACCGACAGCGGCGGCAGCGGGCTGGAGTTTCACGCGACCCGCGACTACCAGTCGGGCGATCCGGTCTCGCGAATCGACTGGCGGCGCTTGGCCAAGACCGGCGAACTGACGACCGTCGAGTACCGCGAGGAACAGGCCGTCCGCACGGTGCTGGTCGTCGACGCACGCCCCCCGACGCGGGTGACGCCGGAAGCGGGGTATCCGACGGGTGCCGAGCTGTCCGCCTACGCCGCCGAGCGTCTGCTCGATGCCCTGTCCAGATCGAGTGTCGTCGCCAGCGTCACCGCCGTCGGGCTCGCAGACGAGGATCTCGTGGGCGGGCTCGGCCCCGACGGACTGGCCTGGGCTGACCCCGACGGCGGCGTCGAGAGCCCGCAGGCGAGTCGTCTGTTCGACGGCGTCCAGTCGGCGGCCGCACGCGACAGCGTCGCCCCCGACGGCGGCGAGCGGGAGGGGGCAGAGACCCCGACGGATCGGACCGTCCCCGACATCCAGTCGCTGCTCGCTCGCCTCCCGCCGACGGCTCAGGTCGTCGTCTTCTCGCCGCTGCTCGACGACTGGCCGACCGAACTGATCACGAGCCTCCGGGCGCGGAGCTACCCGACGACCGTCGTCAGTCCCGACGTGACTCGCGGCGAGGGACCGGCCCAGACCGTCGTCGCGCTCGAACGCCGGCTGCGCCTCCAGTCGGTGGAGCTGACCGGGGCGACGCTGATCGACTGGGACCTCGACGAACCGATCGACATCGCCATGCGGGCCTCGCTCGCGGAGCTGTTCAACCGATGA
- a CDS encoding DUF7269 family protein, producing the protein MRVRVVLFGVVGTVATALAAGLLFAPETLLSVAPVDPLVTLGEAANARQLLLAGSLLAGLYLLVAARSATLPSRAGEGGDAFDAATAEPPEAVTTARQRRTGAALAATIDDAIAGDDEALDAVRERFRETATAAYAQTAGCGPEDARRAVERGDWTDDRTAAALLSDDEGPSHSLWSRLRLWLDPAAERRRRLHRTVRATRGLTEGWP; encoded by the coding sequence ATGCGGGTCCGGGTCGTCCTGTTCGGCGTCGTGGGGACGGTCGCAACGGCGTTGGCCGCCGGGCTGCTGTTCGCTCCCGAGACGCTGCTGTCGGTTGCGCCCGTCGATCCGCTCGTGACCCTCGGCGAGGCGGCGAACGCGCGCCAGCTGTTGCTGGCCGGCAGCCTCCTCGCCGGACTCTACCTGCTCGTCGCCGCCCGGTCGGCGACGCTACCGAGCCGCGCTGGGGAGGGCGGAGACGCGTTCGACGCCGCGACCGCGGAACCGCCAGAGGCGGTCACGACGGCACGCCAGCGTCGGACCGGCGCGGCGCTGGCGGCGACGATCGACGACGCCATCGCGGGCGACGACGAGGCGCTCGACGCCGTCCGGGAGCGGTTTCGGGAGACGGCCACGGCGGCCTACGCACAGACGGCCGGCTGTGGCCCCGAGGACGCCCGGCGAGCGGTCGAGCGCGGTGACTGGACCGACGACCGGACCGCCGCGGCCCTCCTCTCGGACGACGAGGGGCCGTCGCACTCGCTGTGGTCGCGTCTCAGGCTCTGGCTCGATCCGGCGGCCGAGCGCCGACGCCGACTGCACCGCACGGTCCGTGCCACGCGCGGGCTCACGGAGGGGTGGCCGTGA
- a CDS encoding transglutaminase domain-containing protein, translated as MADDESLFEVGGTRDYSRVALVVVTLLALVVATTAVPALSPAGTDSPASSLVPIPEEVRGGSGGSGSGGGGGLGALSPGDSTDVGGSLGGESALRSRSDDVHFRVQSTQASYWRTGAYGEYTGTGWERREGTTPVDGELPVEGARDERVTYEVTLERSAASLPTVWRPTQVSRPGVSITENGAITADRAVPQGTSYTGVSQRPADDPAVLSQAGRDYPAEIEDRYTQLPADSEGRLGAFTDDLTADADGPYETARTIERWLESNKAYSLNASHDPEREAGVATQFVFDMETGYCEYFATSMVAMLRSQDIPARYVVGYSTGEQVGENSYTVRGMNAHAWTEVYFPEVGWVRFDATPAAERQQQERAALDDEPPTATPTPTPADQPPTDTPTATDTATPTPTERDDTADGYDVSLNRTAVPGVPVTVTVTEDGVPVMGAQVLFNGEPVGATATDGNVTATVPYAATLNVTIAGTADERVVVYGAPSRENGRLFRPAGPATRDTETFDLNTTAAISVSGDLTTGSEVSVLALVDGEPLRRAAVTLSGEQVATTDDRGRATVRLPDEPGETTLEVRRGAVEGTRRLTLGRLNVSVEPTAPLALPLTDARVNATVAGEPTAGATVALDGERIGTTGVDGTTTVSLPLADSATVAVSQYGQSRRTALEGLYANLAAVAAALLVAVLAAVALARRYGVTPRRIAAALARSGQLVVVALVGLGSVLDRAIRRLYRRTVLTVEHLRALVTGRVSPAALLAALRRWLADRSGGVQSAVTARFEPLAPAGDGDGGSDDAHATIREGWSQFLGHVSVARPERRTPEAIAAHAVEVDDLPADAVWTIVDAFRAVEYGQREPTERVPAVADAVAEIERAVERADDADGDAPGGQPEVAG; from the coding sequence ATGGCAGATGACGAATCTCTCTTCGAGGTCGGCGGCACGCGCGACTACTCGCGGGTCGCACTCGTGGTAGTCACGCTGCTCGCGCTGGTGGTGGCGACGACCGCGGTGCCGGCGCTGTCGCCCGCGGGGACCGACTCGCCCGCCTCGTCGCTGGTCCCGATCCCCGAGGAGGTCCGGGGTGGGTCGGGGGGCAGCGGCTCGGGCGGTGGCGGCGGGCTCGGCGCGCTGAGTCCCGGCGACAGCACCGACGTGGGCGGGTCGCTGGGCGGCGAGTCGGCCCTGCGATCACGGAGCGACGACGTCCACTTCCGGGTCCAGAGCACGCAGGCGAGCTACTGGCGCACGGGTGCCTACGGCGAGTACACGGGCACGGGCTGGGAGCGACGCGAGGGAACGACGCCGGTCGATGGCGAACTGCCCGTCGAGGGCGCTCGCGACGAACGCGTCACCTACGAGGTGACCCTGGAACGCAGCGCCGCGTCGCTCCCGACCGTCTGGCGGCCGACCCAGGTCTCTCGGCCGGGCGTCTCGATCACCGAGAACGGTGCGATCACGGCCGACAGGGCCGTCCCGCAGGGGACCAGCTACACCGGCGTCAGTCAGCGCCCGGCCGACGATCCGGCCGTACTGAGCCAGGCCGGTCGGGACTATCCGGCCGAGATCGAGGACCGATACACCCAGCTCCCGGCCGACAGCGAGGGCCGCCTCGGGGCGTTCACCGACGACCTGACGGCCGACGCCGACGGTCCCTACGAGACCGCTCGCACGATCGAGCGGTGGCTCGAATCGAACAAGGCCTATTCGTTGAACGCCAGCCACGATCCCGAGCGGGAGGCCGGCGTCGCGACGCAGTTCGTCTTCGACATGGAGACGGGGTACTGCGAGTACTTCGCCACGTCGATGGTCGCGATGCTGCGCAGTCAGGACATTCCCGCCCGCTACGTCGTCGGCTACTCCACCGGCGAGCAGGTCGGCGAGAACAGCTACACCGTCCGCGGGATGAACGCTCACGCCTGGACGGAGGTCTACTTCCCCGAGGTCGGTTGGGTCCGCTTCGACGCGACGCCGGCGGCCGAACGCCAGCAACAGGAGCGGGCCGCGCTCGACGACGAGCCGCCCACGGCGACACCCACACCGACACCGGCGGACCAGCCCCCGACGGACACGCCGACCGCGACGGACACGGCGACACCGACGCCGACCGAGCGAGACGACACCGCCGACGGCTACGACGTGTCGCTGAACCGGACGGCCGTCCCCGGCGTGCCGGTGACCGTGACCGTCACCGAAGATGGCGTTCCGGTGATGGGCGCACAGGTCCTGTTCAACGGCGAGCCGGTCGGTGCCACGGCCACGGACGGGAACGTGACCGCCACCGTCCCCTACGCCGCGACGCTCAACGTGACGATCGCCGGCACCGCCGACGAGCGGGTCGTCGTCTACGGCGCGCCGAGCCGCGAGAACGGGCGGCTGTTCCGACCGGCCGGCCCCGCGACCCGCGACACCGAGACCTTCGACCTGAACACGACCGCGGCGATCTCCGTGAGCGGCGATCTCACCACCGGCAGCGAGGTGTCGGTGCTCGCGCTCGTCGACGGGGAGCCGCTCCGGCGGGCGGCGGTGACACTGTCGGGCGAGCAGGTCGCGACGACCGACGATCGGGGCCGGGCGACCGTGCGTCTGCCGGACGAGCCCGGCGAGACGACCCTGGAGGTGCGTCGCGGTGCCGTCGAGGGCACCCGGAGGCTCACGCTCGGGCGACTGAACGTGAGCGTCGAGCCGACGGCACCGCTGGCCCTCCCGCTGACCGACGCCCGAGTCAACGCGACCGTGGCGGGCGAACCGACAGCCGGCGCGACCGTCGCGCTGGACGGCGAACGGATCGGGACGACCGGCGTCGACGGCACGACGACGGTCTCGCTGCCACTGGCAGACAGCGCGACCGTCGCGGTCTCGCAGTACGGCCAGTCTCGACGGACCGCTCTGGAGGGGCTGTACGCGAACCTGGCGGCGGTCGCAGCCGCCCTCCTCGTCGCCGTCCTCGCCGCGGTCGCGCTGGCTCGCCGCTACGGAGTCACGCCCAGACGGATCGCGGCGGCGCTCGCCCGGAGCGGGCAGTTGGTCGTCGTCGCGCTGGTGGGGCTCGGATCGGTGCTCGATCGCGCGATCCGTCGGCTCTACCGGCGGACGGTGCTGACCGTCGAGCACCTGCGCGCGCTCGTCACCGGCCGCGTCTCGCCGGCCGCGCTGCTGGCTGCGCTCCGGCGCTGGCTCGCGGACCGGTCGGGGGGCGTCCAGTCGGCGGTGACCGCCCGCTTCGAGCCGCTCGCCCCTGCCGGCGACGGTGACGGCGGGTCCGACGACGCTCACGCGACGATCAGAGAGGGGTGGTCGCAGTTCCTCGGGCACGTCTCCGTGGCCCGGCCGGAGCGCCGAACGCCGGAGGCGATCGCCGCCCACGCCGTCGAGGTCGACGACCTCCCGGCCGACGCGGTCTGGACGATCGTCGACGCCTTCCGGGCCGTCGAGTACGGCCAGCGCGAACCCACGGAACGGGTGCCGGCCGTCGCCGACGCCGTCGCCGAGATCGAGCGCGCCGTCGAGCGCGCCGACGACGCCGACGGCGACGCGCCCGGCGGCCAGCCGGAGGTGGCCGGCTGA
- a CDS encoding O-acetylhomoserine aminocarboxypropyltransferase/cysteine synthase family protein has protein sequence MTDDTQGFGTRCVHAGQEEPDPATGARAPPIYQTTSYVFEDADTAAQRYALDDTGNVYSRFDNPTVSMLERRLASLENGTAAVATGSGMAALDAGTSILASAGDNVVTAASIYGGTHSYLANMGPRRGIETRFVDTLDPQAYADAIDDDTAYVHFETIGNPSLVTPPMEAIAEIAHDRGVPVFVDNTFGTPYLCNPLDHGVDLVWESTTKWIHGSGTTVGGVLVDGGSFPWAEYPEKFPELGAPNPAFDGITFAERFEGEAFAHAVRQRAVRSLGDGQKPFDAWATLQGCETLKLRMQQHCESAMAVAEHLRDHPEVAWVTYPGLESHETHDNASRYLDGGYGGIVTFGLEGGYDAGREVCERTDLAQFLANIGDAKTLVIHPASTTHAQLSEDEQRASGVTPDLIRCSVGIEDTEDVVADLDRAIAEAS, from the coding sequence ATGACTGACGACACCCAGGGGTTCGGAACGCGCTGTGTTCACGCCGGCCAGGAGGAGCCCGATCCGGCGACGGGCGCGCGTGCGCCACCGATCTACCAGACGACGTCGTACGTGTTCGAGGACGCCGACACCGCCGCCCAGCGGTACGCCCTCGACGACACCGGCAACGTCTACTCGCGGTTCGACAACCCGACGGTGTCGATGCTGGAGCGGCGGCTCGCGTCGCTGGAGAACGGGACCGCGGCGGTCGCCACGGGCTCGGGGATGGCCGCGCTCGACGCCGGCACGTCCATCCTCGCGAGCGCGGGCGACAACGTCGTCACGGCCGCCTCGATCTACGGGGGGACCCACTCCTATCTGGCCAACATGGGACCTCGCCGCGGCATCGAGACGCGCTTCGTCGACACGCTCGACCCACAGGCCTACGCCGACGCCATCGACGACGACACCGCCTACGTCCACTTCGAGACCATCGGGAACCCCTCGCTCGTGACGCCGCCGATGGAGGCGATCGCCGAGATCGCTCACGACCGTGGCGTCCCCGTCTTCGTCGACAACACCTTCGGCACGCCGTACCTCTGTAACCCGCTGGATCACGGCGTCGACCTCGTCTGGGAGTCGACGACCAAGTGGATCCACGGCTCGGGGACGACCGTCGGCGGCGTCCTGGTCGACGGCGGCTCGTTCCCGTGGGCGGAGTACCCCGAGAAGTTCCCGGAGCTGGGGGCCCCCAATCCGGCCTTCGACGGGATCACCTTCGCCGAGCGCTTCGAGGGCGAGGCGTTCGCACACGCGGTCCGCCAGCGCGCCGTTCGCTCGCTGGGCGACGGCCAGAAGCCCTTCGATGCCTGGGCCACCCTCCAGGGGTGTGAGACGCTCAAGCTCCGGATGCAACAGCACTGCGAGTCGGCGATGGCCGTCGCCGAACACCTCCGGGACCACCCCGAGGTGGCGTGGGTCACCTACCCCGGCCTCGAGAGCCACGAGACCCACGACAACGCGAGCCGCTACCTCGACGGCGGTTACGGCGGCATCGTCACCTTCGGCCTGGAGGGGGGCTACGACGCCGGCCGCGAGGTGTGCGAGCGGACCGATCTCGCGCAGTTCCTCGCCAACATCGGCGACGCCAAGACGCTCGTGATCCACCCCGCGAGCACGACCCACGCACAGCTCAGCGAGGACGAACAGCGGGCCAGCGGCGTCACGCCGGACCTGATCCGCTGTAGCGTCGGCATCGAGGACACCGAGGACGTCGTCGCCGACCTCGACCGCGCCATCGCGGAGGCCAGCTAA
- the metX gene encoding homoserine O-acetyltransferase MetX codes for MDVDHQTLSLGEFEFACGETIPELEVAYETYGEFDGDNAVLVCHALTGSAHVAGRGRFEDSDQAFAWWDNIVGPGKAIDTTEYYVICVNDPGSCYGTSGPASTNPETGEPYGTAFPPVTVGDWTEAQRAVLDELGVPHLHAVVGGSVGGMNALDWVKRHPDHVERVVAIAAAARLDSQCLALDGIARRAITTDDDWNGGDYYGDDRPDPDDGLALARELGHVMYLSKATMEQRFGRRAATREYERAFPTDPAGRFFPYRDVESYLDHNATKFVDRFDANSYLYLTRAMDNYDLSSGFESDADAVAAFDGEALLMSFTGDWHFTTAQSEELAESFRETDTATAHHVVDSDYGHDAFLVEPDRVGPPVADFLADGVGGSAVSDTTDDDDGDDGPDHAPVHTSLFS; via the coding sequence ATGGACGTAGACCACCAGACCCTCTCGCTGGGCGAGTTCGAGTTCGCCTGTGGCGAGACGATCCCCGAGCTCGAAGTCGCCTACGAGACCTACGGCGAGTTCGACGGCGACAACGCCGTCCTCGTCTGTCACGCGCTCACCGGCAGCGCACACGTCGCCGGCCGCGGTCGCTTCGAAGACTCCGATCAGGCCTTCGCCTGGTGGGACAACATCGTCGGCCCGGGCAAGGCCATCGACACGACCGAGTACTACGTGATCTGCGTGAACGACCCCGGCTCCTGTTATGGCACGTCCGGGCCGGCCTCGACGAACCCCGAGACGGGCGAGCCCTACGGGACGGCGTTCCCGCCGGTGACCGTCGGCGACTGGACGGAGGCCCAGCGGGCCGTACTGGACGAGTTGGGGGTCCCCCACCTCCACGCGGTCGTCGGCGGTAGCGTCGGCGGCATGAACGCACTGGACTGGGTCAAGCGCCATCCTGATCACGTCGAGCGCGTCGTCGCCATCGCCGCCGCCGCGCGACTCGATTCGCAGTGTCTCGCGCTGGACGGCATCGCCCGCCGAGCGATCACGACCGACGACGACTGGAACGGGGGCGACTACTACGGCGACGACCGCCCGGACCCGGACGACGGGCTGGCGCTGGCCCGGGAACTCGGCCACGTGATGTACCTCTCGAAGGCGACGATGGAGCAGCGCTTCGGCCGCCGGGCCGCCACGAGAGAGTACGAGCGAGCCTTCCCGACGGACCCGGCGGGCCGCTTTTTCCCCTACCGGGACGTGGAGTCCTATCTCGATCACAACGCCACGAAGTTCGTCGACCGCTTCGACGCCAACAGCTACCTCTACCTGACTCGGGCGATGGACAACTACGACCTCTCGTCGGGCTTCGAGTCCGACGCGGACGCCGTCGCCGCTTTCGACGGCGAGGCGCTGCTGATGTCCTTTACCGGCGACTGGCACTTCACGACAGCACAGTCCGAGGAGCTGGCCGAGTCGTTCCGCGAGACCGACACCGCGACCGCACACCACGTGGTCGACTCCGACTACGGCCACGACGCCTTCCTCGTCGAGCCCGATCGCGTCGGCCCGCCCGTCGCGGACTTCCTCGCTGACGGCGTCGGTGGCAGCGCCGTCTCCGACACCACCGACGACGACGACGGCGACGACGGTCCCGACCACGCACCGGTCCACACGAGCCTCTTCTCGTGA